The Argopecten irradians isolate NY chromosome 4, Ai_NY, whole genome shotgun sequence genome has a window encoding:
- the LOC138322314 gene encoding uncharacterized protein: MERHLPTPIYKQPHPPTTTSIQPAPPTSNHQHTTSPTQQQPPTYNQPHPPTTTNKQPPHPPTTTNIQHPPTTTPQHTTSPTHQQPPTYNQPHPQQPQHTTTHHNNQHTTAHPPTNQTTSPPTNNHQIQPAPHNNHQHTTSPTHQQPPTYNQPHQQQHHIHNQPHPQQPPTYNQPHPPTTTNIQPAPPTTTTNIQPAPPNNNHQHTTSPTHQQPPTYNQPHPPTTTNIQPAPPTNNHQHTTSPTHQQPPTYNQPHPQQQPPITTTSPTHQQPPTYNQSHPPTTTNIQPAPPTNNHQHTTSPTHQQPPTYNQPHPPTTTNKQPVPPTNNHQHTTSPTHQQPPTYNQPHPPTTTNIQPAPPTNNHQHTTSPTHQQPPINNQPHPPTTTNIQPAPPTNKHQHTTSPTHQQPPINNQSHPPTTTNKQPAPPTNNIPPNTTSPPNNNTTKQPQQPPTTTTTKYNQPHPPTTTIYNQPTTQHQTTTTNTTSPTHQQPQIYNQPTHQQPQIQPAPPHKTTQHPYNRPPHQTPPHNNNQPTHQQPPTPAHPTHQHTTAHPPTTTKQPQPPTQPTKHTNIQPPTHQQPPTYNQPHPPTTTNIQPAPHPPTTTTYNQPHPPTTTNIQPAPPTTTTNLQPAPPNNNSPNIQPAPPTNNHQHTTSPTHQQPPSYNQPHPTTTHQHTTSPTHQQPPTYNQPHPPTTTNIQPAPPTNNHQHTTGPTHQQPLTYNQPQPLTTKLHTDFFSTHNQYLLDTT, from the exons ATGGAGCGACATCTACC TACACCAATATACAAACAGCCCCACCCACCAACAACCACCAGCATACAACCAGCCCCACCCACCAGCAACCACCAACATACAACCAGCCCCACCCAACAACAACCACCAACATACAACCAGCCCCACCCACCAACAACCACCAACAAACAACCGCCCCACCCACCAACaaccaccaacatacaacacccACCCACCACAACACCACAACATACAACCAGCCCCACCCACCAACAACCACCAACATACAACCAGCCCCACCCACAACAACCACAACATACAACCACCCACCACAACAACCAACATACAACCGCCCACCCACCAACAAACCAAACAACCAGCCCACCCACCAACAACCACCAAATACAACCAGCCCCCCACAACAACCACCAACATACAACCAGCCCCACCCACCAACAACCACCAACATACAACCAGCCccaccaacaacaacaccacaTACATAACCAGCCCCACCCACAACAACCACCAACATACAACCAGCCCCACCCACCAACAACCACCAACATACAACCAGCCCCACCCACAACAACCACCAACATACAACCAGCCCCACCCAACAACAACCACCAACATACAACCAGCCCCACCCACCAACAACCACCAACATACAACCAGCCCCACCCACCAACAACCACCAACATACAACCAGCCCCACCCACCAACAACCACCAACATACAACCAGCCCCACCCACCAACAACCACCAACATACAACCAGCCCCACCCACAACAACAACCACCAATAACAACCACCAGCCCCACCCACCAACAACCACCAACATACAACCAGTCCCACCCACCAACAACCACCAACATACAACCAGCCCCACCCACCAACAACCACCAACATACAACCAGCCCCACCCACCAACAACCACCAACATACAACCAGCCCCACCCACCAACAACCACCAATAAACAACCAGTCCCACCCACCAACAACCACCAACATACAACCAGCCCCACCCACCAACAACCACCAACATACAACCAGCCCCACCCACCAACAACCACCAATATACAACCAGCCCCACCCACCAACAACCACCAACATACAACCAGCCCCACCCACCAACAACCACCAATAAACAACCAGCCCCACCCACCAACAACCACCAACATACAACCAGCCCCACCCACCAACAAACACCAACATACAACCAGCCCCACCCACCAACAACCACCAATAAACAACCAGTCCCACCCACCAACAACCACCAATAAACAACCAGCCCCACCCACCAACAACATACCACCAAATACAACCAGCCcacccaacaacaacaccacCAAACAACCACAACAACCACCCACCACAACAACCACAAAATACAACCAGCCCCACCCACCAACAACCACAATATACAACCAGCCCACCACCCAACACCAAACcacaacaacaaatacaaccaGCCCCACCCACCAACAACCACAAATATACAACCAGCCCACCCACCAACAACCACAAATACAACCAGCCCCACCACACAAAACCACCCAACACCCATACAACCGCCCACCCCACCAAACAccaccacacaacaacaaccAGCCCACCCACCAACAACCACCAACACCAGCCCACCCCACCCACCAACATACAACAGCCCACCCACCAACAACCACCAAACAACCACAACCACCCACCCAACCAACCAAACACACTAACATACAACCA CCCACCCACCAACAACCACCAACATACAACCAGCCCCACCCACCAACAACCACCAATATACAACCAGCCCCCCACCCACCAACAACCACAACATACAACCAGCCCCACCCACCAACAACCACTAACATACAACCGGCCCCACCCACAACAACCACTAACTTACAACCAGCCCCACCCAACAACAACTCACCAAACATACAACCAGCCCCACCCACCAACAACCACCAACATACAACCAGCCCCACCCACCAACAACCACCATCATACAACCAGCCCCACCCAACAACAACTCACCAACATACAACCAGCCCCACCCACCAACAACCACCAACATACAACCAGCCCCACCCACCAACAACCACCAACATACAACCAGCCCCACCCACCAACAACCACCAACATACAACCGGCCCCACCCATCAACAACCACTAACTTACAACCAGCCCCAGCCACTAACAACCAAATTACATACCGATTTCTTCTCCACCCACAATCAATATCTTCTAGATACTACATAG
- the LOC138321777 gene encoding uncharacterized protein isoform X1 yields the protein MSESHGEASHSRASESPALNPASSNRNHSPTDDAKTSVNEIQFCSSAAIFNPTIEKAYRYEANLPPRLATPLRLVTLPEDELKLLTSIVRAPNTSSPRNPVEGSNMGNIFGSKKKKKKSAQKEDDEEIWTKMGANNSTSLPHDDKKKNKKKKDKKSKRVESPSPPRGRDGSLKGKDPKRYAMYEPQSNSKDPQTNAVRSRTLPARADPSEFRKSIGDPMDFRMADDVSSAGSPGHATPETPTPPVQKSPVPIYKKININRDKKSKDRSLPNTPKLNHKEAATQPVDSKTGKVAEVKKQHTVPTPGTGSPRPRGYILPSPPSRPKFYSTDPGSASPKLLRVQPQNKVTLNSSSDDSCYSSKEKAASLRANSKQGNIVGVEQTKTNNAKDLYGIPANHAQKGPKVGDDNGPEALDIAMQKENEENERNLKREERRKMAAVAETQNVPKLEECQKIKETVVEAVESRITESEKHEVTSGPKVAVLSTIPPPEKAVLSHVPPPSPSAMDALCEENEDDDTENENNDESDEHVTYRRSKEVEEFGGIVCQRLSQLLESQDDGTLKLQFVESSGPSSSLSPASPCLIMSGGSDVDRERMEDAGHGYSSMSPPMETENVYKEKSIPTKLLCVEMAKPSTFSQRLERSSISTRSTQGSNSASDLDGRVHYSDSKSHSSRGFVRDRRDNESDISSSEEESSYTSDSEYTSHSYDERRDLVTGYRENEYSVPWDLHRFPPPSASYTSDGLDMTDSDLYYEHKPEHAQVAHLQRNSLRDRDISDRDDMSDGRWEDYPPKQYQKDPRINRSRQVSVEELRIEPISVKRQLFALPKHLCESDGKDGIEEAEIKPSFIVSSEKTSQIPKRGSEMMSDVIDAYSADDIVVAKRNPPIVPPKRQSTLNEEILIEPPSNPSALDKSLKKIFSKDEEIEERYPELAPLHSLILGVEEGGTPSVEPFFEFRPGQLPTFTRVPFGSRRSLAYSESDLDLSEQRDDVSSDNMDADDEDDDDGGIVMLDRRDLEDGEVVYGRTYGNVGRRMEVKVSQKVLNSAFRESDDNDSVFLDEDDSNVGRRKPPKAWAPHEFDIPPPPPEFDMPPPSPQPPPPPSPSPSPQHAPQPMDLASTYYAIGHPAEVGGVAFDDARKQMEDIHIQLQTLRDQMVHMEEETPESPRSKRSQRSAGSVGSHRETNTARATLTD from the coding sequence ATGAGCGAAAGTCACGGAGAAGCAAGCCATTCCCGCGCTTCCGAATCGCCCGCTCTTAACCCAGCCTCCAGCAACCGAAACCATTCTCCAACTGATGATGCTAAAACATCAGTCAATGAAATCCAGTTTTGCAGCTCAGCCGCTATCTTCAACCCTACAATTGAAAAAGCTTACCGCTATGAAGCAAACCTACCACCACGACTTGCCACACCTCTCAGACTCGTAACGCTTCCGGAGGACGAACTCAAACTCCTGACTAGCATTGTTCGTGCGCCAAACACTTCATCCCCGCGAAACCCCGTCGAAGGAAGCAACATGGGtaacatatttggaagtaagaaaaagaaaaagaaaagtgcACAGAAGGAAGACGATGAAGAGATATGGACAAAGATGGGCGCGAATAATTCAACTTCGTTGCCGCACGATGACAAgaagaaaaacaagaaaaagaagGATAAAAAGTCGAAACGTGTTGAATCCCCTTCGCCGCCAAGAGGAAGGGATGGGTCACTTAAAGGGAAGGACCCCAAGCGATACGCAATGTACGAGCCACAATCCAACTCGAAGGATCCTCAGACGAACGCCGTTAGGTCACGAACTTTGCCGGCACGAGCCGATCCTTCGGAATTTCGTAAAAGTATCGGCGATCCAATGGACTTCCGAATGGCAGACGACGTGTCTTCCGCCGGAAGTCCAGGACACGCGACGCCGGAAACACCAACACCGCCAGTTCAAAAGTCACCAGTTCCcatttacaagaaaattaatatcaatCGTGACAAAAAGTCAAAAGACAGAAGCTTGCCTAATACGCCGAAACTGAATCACAAAGAAGCTGCTACGCAACCAGTTGATTCAAAAACTGGTAAAGTTGCAGAAGTGAAAAAGCAACATACGGTTCCAACACCAGGAACCGGAAGTCCAAGACCGAGGGGATACATATTGCCATCCCCACCAAGTAGGCCTAAATTCTATTCCACAGACCCTGGATCTGCAAGTCCGAAATTATTGAGAGTGCAACCACAAAATAAGGTGACGTTGAACTCAAGTAGTGATGACTCGTGTTACTCTAGCAAAGAGAAGGCGGCGTCATTGCGCGCAAATTCTAAACAAGGAAATATAGTCGGTGTAGAACAAACGAAGACTAACAATGCGAAAGATTTATATGGAATTCCGGCGAACCACGCTCAGAAAGGTCCAAAGGTCGGCGATGATAACGGACCTGAAGCCTTAGATATTGCTATGCAAAaggaaaatgaagaaaatgagCGTAACTTGAAACGAGAAGAGCGCCGCAAAATGGCGGCAGTGGCAGAAACACAAAATGTGCCTAAGCTAGAGGAGTGTCAAAAGATTAAGGAAACTGTTGTCGAAGCAGTAGAATCACGTATCACCGAATCAGAGAAACATGAGGTCACATCCGGGCCTAAAGTAGCTGTTCTTTCGACTATTCCTCCTCCCGAAAAAGCTGTTCTATCACATGTGCCTCCGCCTAGTCCATCTGCCATGGACGCATTGTGCGAAGAAAACGAGGACGATGATACAGAGAATGAAAACAATGATGAGAGTGACGAGCATGTGACCTATAGGCGGAGCAAGGAGGTCGAGGAATTCGGTGGAATTGTGTGTCAGCGTCTTTCTCAACTTCTTGAAAGTCAGGATGATGGAACTCTTAAGTTACAGTTTGTCGAGTCGAGTGGCCCGTCTTCGTCGCTATCGCCTGCTAGTCCGTGTTTGATTATGAGTGGCGGAAGTGACGTTGACAGGGAGCGGATGGAAGACGCTGGTCATGGCTACTCTAGTATGTCTCCGCCGATGGAGACGGAAAATGTGTATAAAGAGAAGTCGATTCCAACGAAACTTTTATGTGTTGAGATGGCAAAACCGTCGACTTTCTCTCAAAGACTGGAACGATCCTCCATTTCCACCAGATCAACTCAGGGAAGCAATTCAGCATCGGACTTGGATGGGAGGGTTCATTACAGTGATTCAAAATCGCACAGTTCTCGTGGTTTTGTCAGAGATCGCCGTGATAATGAAAGCGATATCAGTTCATCGGAAGAGGAAAGTTCCTATACAAGTGATTCGGAGTATACGTCGCATAGTTACGACGAAAGGCGAGACCTCGTGACTGGTTATAGAGAAAATGAATATTCAGTGCCTTGGGATTTACATCGATTTCCACCACCAAGTGCAAGCTATACATCTGATGGCCTCGATATGACGGACAGTGATCTATATTACGAACATAAACCCGAGCATGCGCAAGTGGCGCATCTCCAAAGAAACTCTCTGCGAGACAGGGACATATCCGACCGTGATGACATGTCTGATGGTAGATGGGAGGATTATCCACCGAAACAATATCAAAAAGATCCCCGTATAAATAGAAGTCGGCAGGTTTCCGTAGAGGAACTCCGGATAGAGCCGATAAGTGTTAAACGTCAACTATTTGCGCTGCCTAAGCATTTATGTGAAAGTGACGGTAAAGATGGAATCGAAGAGGCCGAAATCAAACCGTCCTTCATCGTTTCTAGTGAAAAAACATCTCAAATTCCAAAAAGAGGCTCAGAAATGATGAGTGACGTCATAGATGCATATTCAGCCGACGATATAGTCGTTGCAAAACGAAACCCACCTATTGTGCCTCCTAAACGTCAATCAACATTAAATGAGGAGATTTTAATTGAACCGCCATCAAATCCTTCAGCCCTTGATAAATCGCTGAAGAAAATTTTCAGTAAAGACGAAGAAATAGAGGAAAGATATCCGGAGTTAGCTCCCCTGCATTCCCTTATATTAGGTGTTGAAGAGGGAGGAACTCCGTCTGTTGAGCCCTTCTTCGAATTTCGACCTGGTCAACTTCCTACGTTCACTCGGGTACCGTTCGGATCTAGACGATCTCTCGCTTATTCGGAATCTGATCTAGATTTATCTGAACAGCGGGATGACGTCAGCTCTGACAATATGGACGCGGATGACGAGGATGATGACGACGGAGGGATTGTGATGCTAGATAGGAGAGATCTCGAGGACGGAGAGGTAGTGTACGGACGGACATATGGAAATGTCGGCAGACGCATGGAGGTGAAAGTAAGTCAAAAAGTGTTGAACAGTGCATTCCGGGAGAGCGACGATAACGATAGCGTCTTCCTCGACGAGGACGACTCTAACGTCGGCCGACGTAAACCGCCGAAAGCATGGGCGCCTCACGAATTCGACATTCCTCCACCCCCTCCTGAGTTTGATATGCCACCCCCTTCCCCACAACCACCGCCTCCTCCTTCTCCCTCCCCTTCACCACAGCACGCGCCCCAGCCGATGGACCTAGCCTCAACCTATTACGCCATTGGACACCCCGCTGAGGTGGGAGGGGTTGCGTTTGATGACGCGAGAAAACAAATGgaagatatacatatacaattacagACTCTTAGGGATCAAATGGTTCATATGGAGGAGGAAACGCCTGAGTCAccaaggtcaaaaaggtcacAAAGGTCAGCGGGGTCAGTGGGTTCACATCGTGAAACAAATACAGCAAGAGCGACGTTGACCGATTAA
- the LOC138321777 gene encoding uncharacterized protein isoform X2, with the protein MSESHGEASHSRASESPALNPASSNRNHSPTDDAKTSVNEIQFCSSAAIFNPTIEKAYRYEANLPPRLATPLRLVTLPEDELKLLTSIVRAPNTSSPRNPVEGSNMGNIFGSKKKKKKSAQKEDDEEIWTKMGANNSTSLPHDDKKKNKKKKDKKSKRVESPSPPRGRDGSLKGKDPKRYAMYEPQSNSKDPQTNAVRSRTLPARADPSEFRKSIGDPMDFRMADDVSSAGSPGHATPETPTPPVQKSPVPIYKKININRDKKSKDRSLPNTPKLNHKEAATQPVDSKTGKVAEVKKQHTVPTPGTGSPRPRGYILPSPPSRPKFYSTDPGSASPKLLRVQPQNKVTLNSSSDDSCYSSKEKAASLRANSKQGNIVGVEQTKTNNAKDLYGIPANHAQKGPKVGDDNGPEALDIAMQKENEENERNLKREERRKMAAVAETQNVPKLEECQKIKETVVEAVESRITESEKHEVTSGPKVAVLSTIPPPEKAVLSHVPPPSPSAMDALCEENEDDDTENENNDESDEHVTYRRSKEVEEFGGIVCQRLSQLLESQDDGTLKLQFVESSGPSSSLSPASPCLIMSGGSDVDRERMEDAGHGYSSMSPPMETENVYKEKSIPTKLLCVEMAKPSTFSQRLERSSISTRSTQGSNSASDLDGRVHYSDSKSHSSRGFVRDRRDNESDISSSEEESSYTSDSEYTSHSYDERRDLVTGYRENEYSVPWDLHRFPPPSASYTSDGLDMTDSDLYYEHKPEHAQVAHLQRNSLRDRDISDRDDMSDGRWEDYPPKQYQKDPRINRSRQVSVEELRIEPISVKRQLFALPKHLCESDGKDGIEEAEIKPSFIVSSEKTSQIPKRGSEMMSDVIDAYSADDIVVAKRNPPIVPPKRQSTLNEEILIEPPSNPSALDKSLKKIFSKDEEIEERYPELAPLHSLILGVEEGGTPSVEPFFEFRPGQLPTFTRVPFGSRRSLAYSESDLDLSEQRDDVSSDNMDADDEDDDDGGIVMLDRRDLEDGEVVYGRTYGNVGRRMEVKRSRVIIEQEASEGEDSVFI; encoded by the exons ATGAGCGAAAGTCACGGAGAAGCAAGCCATTCCCGCGCTTCCGAATCGCCCGCTCTTAACCCAGCCTCCAGCAACCGAAACCATTCTCCAACTGATGATGCTAAAACATCAGTCAATGAAATCCAGTTTTGCAGCTCAGCCGCTATCTTCAACCCTACAATTGAAAAAGCTTACCGCTATGAAGCAAACCTACCACCACGACTTGCCACACCTCTCAGACTCGTAACGCTTCCGGAGGACGAACTCAAACTCCTGACTAGCATTGTTCGTGCGCCAAACACTTCATCCCCGCGAAACCCCGTCGAAGGAAGCAACATGGGtaacatatttggaagtaagaaaaagaaaaagaaaagtgcACAGAAGGAAGACGATGAAGAGATATGGACAAAGATGGGCGCGAATAATTCAACTTCGTTGCCGCACGATGACAAgaagaaaaacaagaaaaagaagGATAAAAAGTCGAAACGTGTTGAATCCCCTTCGCCGCCAAGAGGAAGGGATGGGTCACTTAAAGGGAAGGACCCCAAGCGATACGCAATGTACGAGCCACAATCCAACTCGAAGGATCCTCAGACGAACGCCGTTAGGTCACGAACTTTGCCGGCACGAGCCGATCCTTCGGAATTTCGTAAAAGTATCGGCGATCCAATGGACTTCCGAATGGCAGACGACGTGTCTTCCGCCGGAAGTCCAGGACACGCGACGCCGGAAACACCAACACCGCCAGTTCAAAAGTCACCAGTTCCcatttacaagaaaattaatatcaatCGTGACAAAAAGTCAAAAGACAGAAGCTTGCCTAATACGCCGAAACTGAATCACAAAGAAGCTGCTACGCAACCAGTTGATTCAAAAACTGGTAAAGTTGCAGAAGTGAAAAAGCAACATACGGTTCCAACACCAGGAACCGGAAGTCCAAGACCGAGGGGATACATATTGCCATCCCCACCAAGTAGGCCTAAATTCTATTCCACAGACCCTGGATCTGCAAGTCCGAAATTATTGAGAGTGCAACCACAAAATAAGGTGACGTTGAACTCAAGTAGTGATGACTCGTGTTACTCTAGCAAAGAGAAGGCGGCGTCATTGCGCGCAAATTCTAAACAAGGAAATATAGTCGGTGTAGAACAAACGAAGACTAACAATGCGAAAGATTTATATGGAATTCCGGCGAACCACGCTCAGAAAGGTCCAAAGGTCGGCGATGATAACGGACCTGAAGCCTTAGATATTGCTATGCAAAaggaaaatgaagaaaatgagCGTAACTTGAAACGAGAAGAGCGCCGCAAAATGGCGGCAGTGGCAGAAACACAAAATGTGCCTAAGCTAGAGGAGTGTCAAAAGATTAAGGAAACTGTTGTCGAAGCAGTAGAATCACGTATCACCGAATCAGAGAAACATGAGGTCACATCCGGGCCTAAAGTAGCTGTTCTTTCGACTATTCCTCCTCCCGAAAAAGCTGTTCTATCACATGTGCCTCCGCCTAGTCCATCTGCCATGGACGCATTGTGCGAAGAAAACGAGGACGATGATACAGAGAATGAAAACAATGATGAGAGTGACGAGCATGTGACCTATAGGCGGAGCAAGGAGGTCGAGGAATTCGGTGGAATTGTGTGTCAGCGTCTTTCTCAACTTCTTGAAAGTCAGGATGATGGAACTCTTAAGTTACAGTTTGTCGAGTCGAGTGGCCCGTCTTCGTCGCTATCGCCTGCTAGTCCGTGTTTGATTATGAGTGGCGGAAGTGACGTTGACAGGGAGCGGATGGAAGACGCTGGTCATGGCTACTCTAGTATGTCTCCGCCGATGGAGACGGAAAATGTGTATAAAGAGAAGTCGATTCCAACGAAACTTTTATGTGTTGAGATGGCAAAACCGTCGACTTTCTCTCAAAGACTGGAACGATCCTCCATTTCCACCAGATCAACTCAGGGAAGCAATTCAGCATCGGACTTGGATGGGAGGGTTCATTACAGTGATTCAAAATCGCACAGTTCTCGTGGTTTTGTCAGAGATCGCCGTGATAATGAAAGCGATATCAGTTCATCGGAAGAGGAAAGTTCCTATACAAGTGATTCGGAGTATACGTCGCATAGTTACGACGAAAGGCGAGACCTCGTGACTGGTTATAGAGAAAATGAATATTCAGTGCCTTGGGATTTACATCGATTTCCACCACCAAGTGCAAGCTATACATCTGATGGCCTCGATATGACGGACAGTGATCTATATTACGAACATAAACCCGAGCATGCGCAAGTGGCGCATCTCCAAAGAAACTCTCTGCGAGACAGGGACATATCCGACCGTGATGACATGTCTGATGGTAGATGGGAGGATTATCCACCGAAACAATATCAAAAAGATCCCCGTATAAATAGAAGTCGGCAGGTTTCCGTAGAGGAACTCCGGATAGAGCCGATAAGTGTTAAACGTCAACTATTTGCGCTGCCTAAGCATTTATGTGAAAGTGACGGTAAAGATGGAATCGAAGAGGCCGAAATCAAACCGTCCTTCATCGTTTCTAGTGAAAAAACATCTCAAATTCCAAAAAGAGGCTCAGAAATGATGAGTGACGTCATAGATGCATATTCAGCCGACGATATAGTCGTTGCAAAACGAAACCCACCTATTGTGCCTCCTAAACGTCAATCAACATTAAATGAGGAGATTTTAATTGAACCGCCATCAAATCCTTCAGCCCTTGATAAATCGCTGAAGAAAATTTTCAGTAAAGACGAAGAAATAGAGGAAAGATATCCGGAGTTAGCTCCCCTGCATTCCCTTATATTAGGTGTTGAAGAGGGAGGAACTCCGTCTGTTGAGCCCTTCTTCGAATTTCGACCTGGTCAACTTCCTACGTTCACTCGGGTACCGTTCGGATCTAGACGATCTCTCGCTTATTCGGAATCTGATCTAGATTTATCTGAACAGCGGGATGACGTCAGCTCTGACAATATGGACGCGGATGACGAGGATGATGACGACGGAGGGATTGTGATGCTAGATAGGAGAGATCTCGAGGACGGAGAGGTAGTGTACGGACGGACATATGGAAATGTCGGCAGACGCATGGAGGTGAAA AGATCAAGAGTCATCATAGAACAAGAGGCCAGCGAAGGGGAGGATTCTGTATTTATATGA